One window of Trinickia caryophylli genomic DNA carries:
- a CDS encoding TetR/AcrR family transcriptional regulator encodes MKKSSAYPVSARGPADHEVRNQIVTAATEHFSRYGYEKTTVSDLAKAIGFSKAYIYKFFESKQAIGEMICANCLCQIETEVREAVAETDLPPEKLRRMFKTATEATLKLAFQDRKLYEISASAVAENWQAVIAYEERTQKLLQDILQEGRQTGDFERKTPLDETTKAIYLVMRPYLNPLLLQHSLDYAEEAPMHLSNLVLRSLSP; translated from the coding sequence ATGAAGAAATCAAGCGCTTATCCCGTTTCGGCCCGAGGCCCGGCCGACCACGAGGTGCGGAACCAGATCGTCACGGCCGCCACGGAACACTTCAGCCGCTACGGCTACGAGAAGACGACCGTATCTGATCTCGCCAAGGCCATTGGCTTTTCCAAGGCGTACATCTACAAGTTCTTCGAGTCCAAGCAGGCCATTGGCGAAATGATCTGCGCGAATTGCCTGTGCCAGATCGAAACCGAGGTGAGGGAAGCCGTGGCCGAGACCGATCTTCCGCCGGAGAAATTGCGGCGGATGTTCAAGACTGCCACCGAGGCGACCCTGAAGCTGGCCTTCCAGGATCGCAAGCTCTACGAGATTTCAGCCTCCGCCGTCGCAGAGAACTGGCAGGCAGTGATTGCCTATGAAGAGCGCACCCAGAAGCTGCTGCAGGACATCTTGCAGGAAGGTCGGCAGACCGGAGACTTCGAGCGGAAGACCCCTTTGGATGAGACTACAAAGGCGATCTATCTGGTGATGCGTCCTTACCTCAACCCGTTGCTTTTGCAACACAGCCTCGATTACGCCGAGGAGGCGCCGATGCACCTGTCCAACCTGGTTCTCCGCAGCTTGTCTCCATGA
- a CDS encoding efflux RND transporter periplasmic adaptor subunit, producing MLWRRFATSTFICALPFALAACGDKATSDPRTEAPLVRAATVEGATSASRSFTGTVAARVQSDLGFRIAGKVLERFADAGQTVKRGQPLMRIDPVDLKLSAQAQQETVAAARARAQQTAEDEARYRDLRGTGAISASTYDQIKAAADAAKAQLSAAEAQALVARNASGYAELVADSDGVVMETLAEPGQVVSAGQTVVRLARAGQREAVIQLPETLRPAIGSTAQATLFGKTGASTPAKLRQLSDAADRLTRTFEARYVLDGELGNAPLGSTVTIQIPKGPTSAQGGLQVPIGSVFDAGKGPGVWLISGKPERVSWRAVTIEHLGDDSAQIAGPLKQGDQIVALGAHLLQEGEQVRVGAQTAATAQGARP from the coding sequence ATGCTCTGGCGCCGCTTCGCTACCTCTACCTTCATCTGTGCATTGCCTTTCGCGCTGGCCGCCTGTGGTGACAAAGCGACATCTGACCCCCGCACCGAAGCACCATTGGTGCGTGCTGCCACGGTCGAAGGCGCAACCTCCGCATCGCGCTCATTTACCGGAACCGTCGCCGCACGGGTGCAGAGCGATCTAGGGTTCCGTATCGCCGGCAAGGTGCTGGAGCGGTTTGCGGATGCCGGGCAAACCGTCAAGCGCGGCCAGCCGCTCATGCGCATCGACCCCGTCGATCTGAAGCTCTCGGCCCAGGCGCAGCAAGAGACAGTTGCTGCAGCACGGGCACGAGCGCAGCAGACCGCAGAAGATGAGGCTCGCTACCGCGACCTGCGGGGCACCGGGGCGATTTCGGCCTCAACCTACGATCAGATCAAGGCGGCGGCGGACGCCGCGAAAGCCCAACTTAGCGCTGCCGAAGCCCAAGCCCTCGTTGCCCGCAATGCAAGTGGCTATGCGGAATTGGTCGCCGACAGCGATGGCGTCGTCATGGAAACGCTCGCCGAGCCTGGGCAAGTGGTCAGCGCTGGGCAGACTGTCGTGCGCCTAGCGCGTGCCGGACAGCGCGAGGCCGTGATCCAACTGCCGGAGACCCTGCGCCCGGCGATCGGCTCGACTGCGCAGGCCACGCTCTTTGGCAAAACGGGTGCTAGCACTCCGGCCAAGCTGCGCCAGCTCTCCGATGCCGCGGATCGGCTCACTCGAACTTTCGAGGCCAGGTATGTGCTCGACGGCGAGTTGGGTAACGCGCCGCTGGGCAGCACGGTCACGATCCAGATTCCGAAAGGGCCGACTTCGGCGCAGGGCGGTCTGCAAGTGCCCATCGGCTCCGTTTTCGATGCTGGCAAGGGGCCAGGTGTTTGGCTCATCAGCGGCAAGCCCGAGAGGGTGTCTTGGCGTGCCGTGACGATCGAGCATTTGGGAGACGATAGCGCTCAGATTGCAGGGCCGCTCAAGCAAGGCGACCAAATCGTCGCGCT